The genome window ATAAATCCACTCGAGATCGCCGCCGACGGCACGGCTGGCGCAGGTGCTGTACTTCTTTGCGAACTTCCCGAAAAACTTTTCGATCTTGTCGCGGTCGGCGAACTCTTTGTCGGGATCGTTGGTCGGCTGGCTCTCCAACTCTTTCTGGAACTCAACGATGGTTTGCCGGATGAGATCCGCCGCTTCCTTGGAGGACACCAGGATGTGGCGCGTGCGTTGTTCCAGCGGCTTGCTGGTCTGGATTTTCGCCTTCTTCGGTTTGAAGATTTTACGTGGCGCTTTGGCCGGGGGCTTTTTGGGTTTTTCGCCTTCGGCCTTTTCCGGAACCTTGGGTTCTTTTGCCGTCAAATCCCGCTGGTATCGGGTCTGTTCCGGTTCTTGGGGTTGTTCCGTATCCGACATCTCAACACCTCAATCCAGTTTGCCGTTTTTTTATTGATGATCGATGATTCATTTTATCGCACCCCGGCCCACCTACGATACCTTTTTTGAAGATCCGTACCACACCGATTCCAGGTAATTCAGGACGGCACCCTCGGCGTTGCTGCCGATCACTTCATGGGCGGCCTGTTTCACCTCCGCCAGAGCGTTGGCCATGGCGATGGATTTGCCGGCGATTTTGAACATTTCGAGGTCGTTGAGGTAGTCGCCGAACACGGCCACCCGCTGCATGGGGAGGTCCAGGTGCTCCGCCAGCCGCTCCAGCATGCTCCCCTTGTTGGCTTCCTTGTGGAACGCCTGCAACCAGTAATAGCCGGGATGCGCGATGTCTTCAGCGAAGTACAGGTTGAGGTCCCGCGGGAACTGCCGCTTCAAGGTGTCATGCACCGGTTGCAGGGCTTCCGGGGTGTCGATCAGAAGAAACCCGGCGATGGCTTCGTTTTCCAGAAACGTGTATTCCTCCACCCGGTGCAGGCGTCCGTCGCCCTCCAGACTTTTCAGGTACTCGCTGGAGCCGTGGTTGGTGGCGTTGCGGTAGTACAGACGGTTTTGTTCTCCATACGCGTACACAAACGGATCGTCGTGCAGGTGGTCCACCATCTCGATCATGGCGTGCACCACAGGGTGTGGGATGAAGTCACACAGCTCCAGGTTGCGTCCGGAATGGAAATCCGTCAGGTACACGCCGTTGAACAGGATCACCGGCAACTCCAGGTTGACGTCGCGCAGGATGGGGTGCGTCGATTCGTAACTGCGCGCGGTGGCGATGGTGAACATGAGGCCGTCGTCGATCAGGCGGTTGAGCCGCTCCACGGACTCGGCGGAGAATTCGCTGTGTGGGTCCAGCAGGGTGCCGTCCAGATCGGAGACGTACAAACAATTTTTGGGATCGTTGATCATCGTTTTAGAATAGGGTGTAAGGGATCAAGGTGGCCGGGGACTAAAGCTCCAAAAACCTGCATGAGAAGCGGAAAACCCTCAAAGGAGATGTGTGCATGAATCCGAAGCCAGCGTTCAGGAAGAATGGACATCCCAAACGCGCTATCAAACTATCAACGTTACGGCACGGGATCAAATTTTTTGCGGTGCTGTCGTTGCTGTTGCTGTGGACTCCGGCGGCTTGGGCGTTCGACTATTCGGCGTGGGAGGCATTGTTGAAGCAACACGTCAAGCCGACCACGCTGGACGGCGTCCGCCTCAACGCGTTGCCTTACAAGACTCTGAAAACCGACCCGGCGTTCTCCAAAGTGGTCAAACAGTTCGAGGACTTTTCGCCCGCCGACCTCAAAACCCGCAACGAAAAACTGGCGTTCTGGATCAATGCCTACAACGTGTTTGCCGTCAAGATGGTGCTCGACCATTACCCTGTGGACAGCATCAAGGATGCGGGCAGCCTGTTTGAATCGGTGTGGAAAAAGCGGGTGGGGACGGTCGGCGGCCAACCCATCACGCTCGATGAAATCGAACACGGCATTTTGCGCAAAATGGGCGAGCCGCGCATCCACATGGCCATCGTCTGCGCGTCGGTGAGTTGTCCGGATATCCGTGAAGAGGCCTACTGGCCGGATCGGCTGGAAGCGCAACTGGCCGCGCAATCGCAGCACTTCCTCATGAATCCGGGCAAAGGCCTGCGCGTTGACAAGGAACGCAAGACCGTTTACCTGTCGTCGATCTTCGATTGGTTTAAAGAGGACTTCGCGTCGAAGGGTGGCGTGCGGGCGTTCCTCGCACCCTATGCGCCGGAGCGCAACCGGGCCGCACTGCAAAACAGCGATTACGGCATCGCGTACATGGATTACAACTGGGATTTGAACACGCTGTAGAGGAAAGGAGGGGCGGGAAGGAAACCGGTGGTGCTTGCATGGTTTCCTCCCCGCCTGGGCAACACGTTCTGGTTCCCGGACGTGCCAGCGGCCTAGTCGGCGTGCTTGCGCAGAAACGTCGGGATGTCGTAGTTGGACTCGTTGGCCACCGAATCCGGCGATTCCTTGCGGATGGAGGCGGCCAGTTGTTTCAGTCCGCTTTTGCGGAACAGCGGCGCGCGCGGGCTGGGGCTGTCGGCCTGCGTGTCGCCCCCCACCACCTTCTTGTAAGGCAGGGTGTTTTCGTGCGGCGCAGCCACGGTCAATTCCCGCTCTTCGGGCATTTCCTGCTCGTACGGTTTGTCAAACCCGGTGGCGATCACCGTCACCCGCATCTCGCCCTGCAGATGCTTGTCGATCACCGCACCGAAAATGATGTGCGCGTCTTCGTGCGCGTTCTTCTGGATCAGCGATGCCGCTTCCGTGACCTCGTGCAGCGTCAGGTCGTCGCCGCCGGTGATATTGATGAGCACGCCTTTCGCGCCATCCACCGTGGCTTCGTCCAGCAACGGGCTGGAGATGGCTTTCTCCGCAGCTTCCACCGCGCGGTTTTCGCCCGTCGCCGTGCCGCCGCCCATGAGAGCCTTGCCCATGCCGGACATGATGGTCTTGACGTCGTTGAAGTCGAGGTTGATGAGTCCCGGAATCACGATCAGGTCCGAGATGCTGCTCACCGCCTGGCGCAACACGTCATCGACATGACTGAAGGCGTTGGTCAACGGCGTGTCCTTGGAGATGAAGCTCAGCAGCCGCTGATTGGGGATGACGATCAAGGTATCGACCGCGTCCTTGAGCGCCTGCAAGCCTTCTTCCGCCTGCCGCTCACGCTTGCGGCCTTCAAACACGAACGGCTTGGTGACGATGCCGACGGTCAACGCGCCCAGCTCGCGCGCGATGCCGGCGATGATCGGCGCGCCGCCGGTGCCGGTGCCGCCGCCCATGCCGGCGGTGATGAACACCATGTCCGCGCCTTCCAGCATGGTGCGGATCTGGTTTTTGTTTTCTTCCACGGCGAGGCGGCCCATTTCCGGATTGGAGCCCGCGCCCAGCCCTTTCGTCACTTCCGCACCCACCTGCACCTTGCTCTGGCAGGGGGAGGCTTCCAGCGCCTGCACATCCGTGTTGACGGTGATGAACTCCACCCCCTGGATGTGCGAACGCACCATCGCATTGACGGCATTGGAACCGCCACCGCCGACCCCGACCACCTTGATGCAGGCGGAGTACTCATTGTCCTGTTCAAATTCTATCAAGCCCATTTGTTCCTCCTTGTCCATTAAAAGAACTCTTCCATCCAGCCTTTCATCCGGCTGAAAATTTTATCGAACAGATTCCTGCCCTGAAGCTCCGTGTACTTGCCCGCCTTGAAGCACCGGTCTCCGTAAATGATCAATCCCGTACACGTCGCGTACACGGGATTGTTGACGACGTCGATCAATCCACCCAGGCCCATGGGGGTGCCGATGCGCACCGGCGCCTGGAACACTTCCTCCGCCAGCTCCGCCATGCCGGGCATGGACGCCGAACCGCCGGTGATGACCAGCCCGGAGGAGATGTGTTCCTCGAAGCCGGAGTTCTGGATTTCATGATTGAGCATTTCAAACATTTCGCGCACGCGGGCCTCGATGATCTCGCTCAGGATCTGTCCGGAGACCTTCATCATCGGGCGGCCGCCGACGCTGGACACCTCGATGCCCTCTTCGTCGCCGAGCAACGCCGAGTAGGCGCAGCCGTAGGCGTGCTTGATTTTTTCCGCTTCCGCATTGGGCGTGCGCAGACCGATGGCGATGTCGTTGGTCACCTGCGCCCCGGCGATGGCCAGCACCGACGTGTGCTTGATCGCACCCTCATAAAAGATGGCCAGGTCCGAGGTGCCGCCGCCGATGTCGATCAGCGCCACGCCCAGTTCCTTTTCGTCGCTGGAGAGCACCGATTCGCTCGACGCCAGTTGCTGCAACACGATGTCCTGCACGCCGAGCCCCGCCTTGTTGACGCACTTGACGATGTTCTGCGCGGAGGTGACGGCGGCGGTGACGATGTGCACCTTCGCCTCCAGTCGGACACCCGCCATGCCGAGCGGCGTCTTGATGCCGTCCTGATTATCGACGATGAATTCCTGCGGCAGCACGTGGATCACTTCGCGGTCCAGCGGGATGGCGATGGCCTTGGCCGCATCGATGACGCGATCGATATCCTGCTGGTTGATCTCCTTGTTCTTGACGGCGATGATGCCGTGGCTGTTCATGCTCTTGATGTGGCCGCCGGCGATGCCGACGAACACGGACTCGATCTCCGTGCCCGCCATCAATTCCGCTTCTTCCACAGCGCTGCGAATGGATTCCACGGTGCCGTCGATGTTCACCACCACGCCTTTACGCAGTCCGCGCGAGGGCGATTGGCCGAGCCCGATGATTTCGATTTCACCCTGCGGGCTGACCTCGGCGATGATGCAGCAGATCTTGGTGGTGCCGATGTCGAGGCCCACAACATAATTTTTCTTTTTGGACATGTGC of Nitrospina watsonii contains these proteins:
- the ftsA gene encoding cell division protein FtsA encodes the protein MSKKKNYVVGLDIGTTKICCIIAEVSPQGEIEIIGLGQSPSRGLRKGVVVNIDGTVESIRSAVEEAELMAGTEIESVFVGIAGGHIKSMNSHGIIAVKNKEINQQDIDRVIDAAKAIAIPLDREVIHVLPQEFIVDNQDGIKTPLGMAGVRLEAKVHIVTAAVTSAQNIVKCVNKAGLGVQDIVLQQLASSESVLSSDEKELGVALIDIGGGTSDLAIFYEGAIKHTSVLAIAGAQVTNDIAIGLRTPNAEAEKIKHAYGCAYSALLGDEEGIEVSSVGGRPMMKVSGQILSEIIEARVREMFEMLNHEIQNSGFEEHISSGLVITGGSASMPGMAELAEEVFQAPVRIGTPMGLGGLIDVVNNPVYATCTGLIIYGDRCFKAGKYTELQGRNLFDKIFSRMKGWMEEFF
- the ftsZ gene encoding cell division protein FtsZ, giving the protein MIEFEQDNEYSACIKVVGVGGGGSNAVNAMVRSHIQGVEFITVNTDVQALEASPCQSKVQVGAEVTKGLGAGSNPEMGRLAVEENKNQIRTMLEGADMVFITAGMGGGTGTGGAPIIAGIARELGALTVGIVTKPFVFEGRKRERQAEEGLQALKDAVDTLIVIPNQRLLSFISKDTPLTNAFSHVDDVLRQAVSSISDLIVIPGLINLDFNDVKTIMSGMGKALMGGGTATGENRAVEAAEKAISSPLLDEATVDGAKGVLINITGGDDLTLHEVTEAASLIQKNAHEDAHIIFGAVIDKHLQGEMRVTVIATGFDKPYEQEMPEERELTVAAPHENTLPYKKVVGGDTQADSPSPRAPLFRKSGLKQLAASIRKESPDSVANESNYDIPTFLRKHAD
- a CDS encoding HAD family hydrolase; the protein is MINDPKNCLYVSDLDGTLLDPHSEFSAESVERLNRLIDDGLMFTIATARSYESTHPILRDVNLELPVILFNGVYLTDFHSGRNLELCDFIPHPVVHAMIEMVDHLHDDPFVYAYGEQNRLYYRNATNHGSSEYLKSLEGDGRLHRVEEYTFLENEAIAGFLLIDTPEALQPVHDTLKRQFPRDLNLYFAEDIAHPGYYWLQAFHKEANKGSMLERLAEHLDLPMQRVAVFGDYLNDLEMFKIAGKSIAMANALAEVKQAAHEVIGSNAEGAVLNYLESVWYGSSKKVS
- a CDS encoding peptidylprolyl isomerase, producing the protein MSDTEQPQEPEQTRYQRDLTAKEPKVPEKAEGEKPKKPPAKAPRKIFKPKKAKIQTSKPLEQRTRHILVSSKEAADLIRQTIVEFQKELESQPTNDPDKEFADRDKIEKFFGKFAKKYSTCASRAVGGDLEWIYPNMDVSEEIMTPELRDEILKCEKFAIPEPIRSKLGYHIVLVCESRISKRDAEKKESVDPRYEALMAKDNPNIQAPPKSMDIPS
- a CDS encoding DUF547 domain-containing protein — encoded protein: MNPKPAFRKNGHPKRAIKLSTLRHGIKFFAVLSLLLLWTPAAWAFDYSAWEALLKQHVKPTTLDGVRLNALPYKTLKTDPAFSKVVKQFEDFSPADLKTRNEKLAFWINAYNVFAVKMVLDHYPVDSIKDAGSLFESVWKKRVGTVGGQPITLDEIEHGILRKMGEPRIHMAIVCASVSCPDIREEAYWPDRLEAQLAAQSQHFLMNPGKGLRVDKERKTVYLSSIFDWFKEDFASKGGVRAFLAPYAPERNRAALQNSDYGIAYMDYNWDLNTL